One part of the Haliotis asinina isolate JCU_RB_2024 chromosome 2, JCU_Hal_asi_v2, whole genome shotgun sequence genome encodes these proteins:
- the LOC137274048 gene encoding heart- and neural crest derivatives-expressed protein 2-like translates to MSLSVGAYSQGYPHPGPLGHEFYQYPQVRYPDPHTDAGYFQNWMLGAQEMPVSPDAYGMGPGSPPIDPATHVVYYENGIRCVKRRITANKKERRRTQSINNAFASLRGCIPNVPSDTKLSKIKTLRLATSYIAYLMEVLAKDDPKLTEAGFKAELTKKTDRQTKTEEEKKRKEIQESSNSCDSDAGSPSSEKKGKGRTGWPQHVWASELKN, encoded by the exons ATGAGTCTCAGCGTAGGAGCTTACTCTCAAGGGTACCCCCACCCGGGTCCACTCGGACATGAATTCTACCAGTACCCCCAGGTCCGATACCCCGACCCTCACACCGACGCGGGGTACTTCCAGAACTGGATGCTGGGTGCCCAAGAGATGCCCGTGTCCCCCGATGCTTATGGTATGGGTCCAGGATCACCCCCTATAGATCCCGCCACCCATGTTGTGTACTATGAGAACGGCATCAGGTGCGTCAAACGTCGCATCACTGCCAACAAGAAGGAGCGACGACGGACTCAGAGCATCAACAACGCGTTTGCGTCGTTACGGGGTTGTATTCCCAATGTCCCTTCAGACACCAAACTCTCCAAGATTAAGACGCTGCGCTTGGCAACAAGTTACATTGCATATCTCATGGAAGTATTAGCCAAAGACGATCCCAAACTGACAGAAGCTGGATTCAAGGCAGAACTCACAAAAAAGACAGATAGGCAGACAAAAacagaagaagaaaagaaaaggaAAGAAATTCAG GAATCTAGTAATTCATGCGACAGCGATGCCGGAAGCCCTTCTTCAGAGAAGAAAGGAAAAGGAAGGACAGGTTGGCCGCAACATGTGTGGGCgtcagaactcaaaaactga